The genomic DNA GTCGTAAGCTTCTTCGATGATGCGCACGGCGTCGAGCAGGTTAAAGGTGTTGATCGCCACGTCGCCGATGTCGGCAACCGACAGCGAGTCGAACGGTGCGGCGCCGGTGGCCATGTTGTAGGGGCGGATCATCACGGATTCGGCGCGGATTTCACGCGGCCCGAAACGGGTGCCGGCGCGCAGGGAGGTGCCGATGTCCAGTGGCACGCCGACAAAGGCGGCGTCCAGGCCTTTGGCTGTTTGCAGGTGGGGAAGACGCATCATGGTGGCGATGCCGGCGAAGCGCGGCATTTCGTTGCCGCCCAGTGGTTGGTGGAAAATCTTGTCCACGGGAGTGCCTCATCGTTGTTTTGTTTATTAGAGGCCGATTCTGCGAAAAGCCCGGGACGGGAAGAATCGGCAGAGGCAAATACTTAGTTCAGATTTTTCTAAACTAATGCCTGAGGTAAACTCCGCTCAACTGTGGGAGCTGGCTCGCCTGCGATAGCGGTCTGCCAGCCACCCCTTCCTTTATTGATCCACCGCTATCGCAGGCAAGCCAGCTCCCACAGGGGGTTGCGGTGCCTCAGGTGTAGCTGGAGAACCGATGGCCAACGCCTTGCCCGACCTGAAACTCCTGCGCATCTTCGTCAGCGTGGTGCGCCATCAGGGGTTTGCCAATGCTCAGCACGAGCTCAACTTGTCCACTTCGGCCATCAGCACTTATATGAGCCAGCTGGAGTCGGCGTTGGGCCTGGTGTTGTGCCACCGCGGGCGCGGTGGTTTCAGCCTGACCAGCAAGGGCGAGTTGTTTCATCAGGAAACCCTGCGTCTGTTGGCCGAGCTCGAAGGCTTCGAGCAGTACGCCGCCGCGCTCAAAGGCGAGTTGCGCGGCACCCTCAAACTCGGCGTGCTCGACTCCACCGTCAGCGACAACGCGTTGCCGTTTGCTGAAGCGATTGGCGCATACAGCCTGGAACATCCGGCGGTGCACCTGCATTTGTCGGTGATGAGCCCTTACGAGCTGCAGCTCGGCGTGCAGGACAACCGCCTGGACCTGGCCATCGGCTGCTTCTCCAACCGCATGAGCGGGCTGATCTACATGCCGCTGTACCGCGAGCAACACTGGCTGTATTGCAGCACGCGGCATCCGTTGTTCAACGAGCGGCGCATTCCCGAACAGGTCATCACCCAGCAGCGCATGGTCGGGCGCGGTTATTGGAGCCAGGCGGAGCTGGCGCGTCACGGCTTCAAACACAGCGCCGCCACGGTGGAAAGTATGGAGGCGCAGCTGATTCTGGTGCTGTCCGGCGCCTACATCGGCTACTTGCCCGAGCATTACGCCCAGGCCTGGGCCGACAAAGGTGACCTGCGGGTACTGCTGCCGGCGACATTTGGTTATCAGGCGCCATTCTCGATGATCATTCGTCGTGGCCGCAGCCGCGAACCGCTGATCCAGACGTTCCGCGATTTGCTCAAAGCCCAGCTCAATCAGGCCTGAAATCATGTCCAGACCCCAATGTTCCCGCTGCCTGCGGCCTGTTACCCACTGCCTTTGCACGCTGATTCCAAGCCTTGACAGCCGCACCCGCGTATTGCTGTTGCAGCACCCGAGCGAGGTCAACCATGCGCTGAATACGGCGCGGCTGGCGGCGTTGGGCCTCACCCATGCGCAGTTGGTGGTGGGGGAGGTGTTTGAGGACCTGGCGACGTTGTTGAGCCCGCCGGGCTATCAGGCGCGGTTGTTGTTTCCCGCCGACGATGCCCAGCCGTTGCAGGCCTATGCGCCCAGCGACCAGCCATTGCTCTTGGTTGTCCCCGACGGCACCTGGCGCAAGGCGCGCAAATTGCTGCACCTCAATCCATTGCTGGCAGCATTGCCCCGCGTGACCCTGGCCGAGGGGGCCGAGTCGCGCTATCGATTGCGCAAGGCGCCGGGGCCGGGGGCTTTATCGACGGTGGAGGCCATTGTGCAGGCACTGGAGGTGCTGGAGGCTCCCGCTTCTTTTGCGCCATTGCTCAAACCTTTCGAAGCGTTGATCGAGGGGCAGATTGCGGCGATGGGGGATGAGGTGTTTCAGCGCAATCATGGCGACGGGCGGTTGGGGTAGCGGGTTTACCGAGTTGCGGCCATCGCAGGCAAGCCAGCTCCCACAGGGGAGATGAATGCAATTCAACTGTGGGAGCTGGCTTGCCTGCGATGGCGTCCTCCCTGCCAGCACACCTTCTACTTATTCCTTAAAGCCATAAGCACCACACTTTGCGTGATATGGCCCGCCGACCTTTCCCGGTATGATGTGCGCCCCGCAGTCTGGATTGCGAATACGCCATGACCTTGCAGTACCCTACAATCGCCGATTGCGTCGGCAACACGCCCCTGGTCCGCTTGCAACGCATGGCGGGTGAAACCAGCAACACCTTGTTGCTCAAGCTCGAAGGGAACAACCCGGCCGGTTCCGTCAAGGACCGCCCGGCGCTGTCGATGATCACCCGCGCCGAGCTGCGCGGGCAGATCAAGCCCGGTGACACCCTGATCGAAGCCACCTCGGGCAACACCGGCATCGCCCTGGCCATGGCCGCGGCGATCAAGGGTTACAAGATGATCCTGATCATGCCCGACAACGGCAGCGCCGAACGCAAGGCCGCCATGACCGCCTACGGTGCCCAACTGATCCTGGTGACCCAGGAAGAAGGCATGGAAGGCGCCCGCGACCTTGCCGAGCGTATGGCCGCCGAAGGCCGTGGCCTGGTGCTGGACCAGTTCGCCAACGGTGACAACCCCGAAGCGCACTACACCACCACCGGTCCGGAAATCTGGCAGCAGACGGGCGGCACCATCACCCATTTCGTCAGCTCCATGGGCACCACCGGCACCATCATGGGCAACTCGCGCTACCTCAAGGAACAGAACCCGGCGATCCAAATCGTCGGCCTGCAACCGATGGAAGGCGCGGCGATCCCGGGTATCCGCCGCTGGCCTGAAGAATATCTGCCGAAGATCTACAACGCGACTCGCGTGGACCGCATCATCGACATGGCCCAGCGTGAAGCCGAAGACACCACCCGCCGCCTGGCCCGTGAAGAAGGCATCTTCTGCGGCGTCTCGTCCGGTGGCGCCGTGGCCGGCATGTTGCGCTTGTCCAAAGAACTGGAAAACGCGGTGATCGTCGCGATCATCTGTGACCGAGGCGACCGCTACCTGTCGACCGGCATTTTCGACGCGCCCAACTGATGGCCAGGCACGAGAGAGGCCTGCGCTTCCAGCCAACGGGCGGCAGCCGGGCCCCGCAGATTCCGGTGGGCAAGAAGCAAAAACTGACCATCGAGCGCCTGGCCAATGACGGCCGTGGCATCGTGTTCTTCGAAGGCCGTACCTGGTTTGTGAATGGCGCGCTGGCCGGCGAAGAGGTGGAAGCGCGGGTGCTGGGCGCCCACGGCAAAGTGGTCGAGGCCCGCGCCGAGCGTGTGTTCAAGGCCAGCGAACTGCGCCGCCCGGCGCCGTGCGCCCACGTCGGCCGCTGTGGCGGTTGCAGCGTGCAACACCTGCCCCATGTTGAACAGCTTGCCCTGAAACAGCGCATGCTCGCCGAGCAACTGTCCCGTGTGGCCGGTGTCGAACCGCAAGCGTGGGCAGCGCCTTTGAGTGGCCCCGAGTTTGGTTACCGCCGCCGCGCCCGTGTGGCGGTGCGCTGGGACGCCAAGGCGAAACATCTTGAAGTAGGTTTCCGCGCGGTGGCCAGCCAGGACATTGTCGCCATTGACGATTGCCCGGTGCTGGTACAGGCCTTGCAGCCGATCATGCAGCGTTTGCCGAATATGTTGCGTCGCCTGAGCAAGCCGCAGGCCCTGGGCCATGTGGAGTTGTTCAGCGGCACGTCCATCGCCGTACTGTTGCGGCACATGGCGCCACTGTCCGAAGGCGACTTGCAGGTATTGAAGGAATTTTGTGCCTTCCATGAAGCCCAGTTGTGGCTGCAGGGTGAGGGCGGGCCGGAGCCGGTCGAGGCCGATTCGGTGTTGGGCTTTCGATTGCAGCAGTGGGATCTGGAGCTGGCTTACCGGCCTGGCGACTTCGTGCAGGTCAACGCCGGGGTCAACGACGCGATGGTTGCCCAGGCGCTGGAATGGCTGGCGCCACAGCCCGACGAACGGGTGCTGGATCTGTTTTGCGGGCTGGGCAACTTCGCGTTGCCGCTGGCCAGGCAGGTACGTGAAGTGGTGGCGGTGGAGGGCGTGCAGACCATGGTCGACCGTGCCGCACTCAACGCCATCAACAACAATTTGCATAATGCACAGTTTTTTCAGGCCGATTTGTCCCAGCCTTTGACCGACGCGGAATGGGCCAAACAGGGCTTTTCTGCGGTACTCTTGGACCCACCCCGTGATGGTGCCCTGGAGGTTGTGCGAGAGCTCGCCACGTTGGGGGCCAAACGTTTGGTGTATGTGTCCTGCAACCCGGCCACGCTGGCGCGGGACACGGTTGAGTTGGTCAAGCAAGGCTACCGGCTAAAGCGTGCCGGGATCCTCGACATGTTTCCGCAGACAGCACATGTCGAGGCCATGGCGTTATTTGAAGCGGGCTAGGATGCCCGTTTAATCCGACTGGCCTGTAGTCTCCTGGGCCGTGACCTGTCAGGGAGTGGTCAGTAACCAGAGGTTGCAAGGCCCGGGTTACGCAGCAGGTCAGCGATGATTTCTGGCGCATCGAAGATGCGTCGTAGGGAAGGTAAGCAAGATGGTACAGGTGAGAGCGCACCAGCCGATCAACACCGACGGCAGTATCAATCTCGAGGCATGGCTGGATCATGCCGTCAGTGTCGACCCGGCACTGGACCGTGAAGCCTTGAAGGCCGCCTGCGAGTTCGCGCGTGAGGCGGAGCAGCAAGACAATGCGGCCAAGAACCTGTGGGCCGAAGGCACTTCAAGCTTTCGCACCGGGTTGGAAATCGCCGAGATTCTCGCCGATCTCAAACTGGATCAGGATTCGCTGATCGCCGCCGTGCTCTATCGCGGTGTGCGCGAAGGGCATATTGCGTTGCCGCTGGTCAGCCAGCGTTTCGGCGCCGTGGTGGCCAAGCTGATCGACGGCGTGCTGCGCATGGCCGCCATCAGCGCCAGCCTCAGCCCGCGTCAGTCCATGGTGCTGGGCACCCAGGGCCAGGTCGAGAACCTGCGCAAGATGCTGGTGGCGATGGTCGACGACGTACGCGTCGCGTTGATCAAGCTGGCCGAGCGTACGTGCGCGATCCGCGCGGTGAAGACCGCCGATGACGAAAAACGCAACCGTGTGGCCCGCGAGGTGTTCGACATCTACGCGCCGCTGGCCCATCGCCTGGGCATCGGCCATATCAAATGGGAGCTGGAGGACTTGTCCTTCCGCTACCTCGAGCCCGATCAATACAAACAAATTGCAACGTTGCTGCACGAGCGGCGGCTTGACCGCGAGCGCTTTATCACCGATGTGATGAGCCAGTTGCGTTCAGAGTTGCAGGCCACCGGCGTGGACGCCGACATCAGCGGTCGCGCCAAGCACATCTATTCCATCTGGCGCAAAATGCAGCGCAAGGGCCTGGCCTTCAGCCAGATCTATGATGTGCGCGCCGTGCGCGTGCTGGTGCCGGAAATGCGCGACTGCTACACCGCGCTGGGTATCGTCCACACCCTGTGGCGGCACATTCCCAAGGAGTTTGACGACTACATCGCCAACCCCAAGGAAAACGGTTACCGCTCGTTGCACACCGCTGTGATCGGCCCCGAGGGCAAGGTGCTGGAAGTGCAGATCCGCACCCATGCCATGCACGAAGAAGCCGAGCTGGGGGTGTGTGCGCACTGGCGCTACAAGGGCACCGACGTCAAGGCCGGGTCCAACCAGTACGAAGAGAAAATTTCCTGGCTGCGCCAAGTGCTGGAATGGCACGAAGAACTGGGCGACATCGGCGGCCTCGCCGAACAGTTGCGTGTGGATATCGAGCCGGACCGGGTTTATATCTTCACCCCCGACGGCCACGCCATCGACCTGCCCAAGGGCGCCACGCCGCTGGATTTCGCCTACCGCGTGCACACCGAAATCGGCCACAACTGCCGGGGCGCCAAGATCAACGGGCGCATCGTGCCGCTCAACTACAGCCTGCAAACCGGTGAGCAGGTCGAGATCATCACCAGCAAGCACGGCACGCCGAGCCGCGACTGGCTGAACCCGAACCTGGGCTATATCACCACGTCGCGGGCGCGGGCGAAGATCGTCCACTGGTTCAAACTGCAGGCGCGTGACCAGAACGTCGCCGCCGGCAAAACCCTGCTTGAACGTGAATTGGCGCGCCTGGGCCTGCCGCAGGTGGACTTCGACAAGCTGGCCGAAAAGGCCAACATGAAGATCGCCGAAGACATGTTCGCTGCCCTCGGCGCCGGTGATTTGCGCCTGGCTCAACTGGTCAACCTGGCGCAGCAACTGGTCGAGCCGGAGCGCGGCAGCGAACAGCTGGAGCTGATCCCGCGCAAGGCCACGGGCTACAAACCGGGCAAGCGCGGCGATATCCAGATTCAGGGCGTGGGCAACCTGATGACGCAAATGGCCGGTTGCTGCCAGCCGTTGCCGGGCGACGCCATCGTCGGTTACATCACCCAGGGCCGTGGCGTGAGCATTCACCGCCAGGACTGCGCCTCGGTGCTGCAACTGGGCGGGCGTGAGCCTGAGCGAATCATTCAGGTCAGCTGGGGCCCGGTGCCGGTGCTTACTTACCCGGTGGACATCGTGATCCGTGCCTACGACCGTTCCGGTTTGCTGCGTGATGTGTCGCAAGTGTTGCTCAACGAGCGGATCAACGTGCTGGCGGTCAACACCCGCTCGAACAAAGAAGACAACACCGCGTTGATGTCCCTGACCATCGAGATTCCGGGGCTGGATGCATTGGGGCGGTTGTTGGGGCGGATTTCGCAGTTGCCGAACATCATCGAGACGCGGCGTAACCGCACCCCATGATGCGGTTCAGCCTGTGGGAACCGGGCTTGTGTGGGAGCTGGCTTGCCTGCGATGCGAACACCTCGGTCTACGAGTCAGACCGAGGCGATGCAATCGCAGGCAAGCCAGCTCCCACATTTGATTTTCAGTGTTCTGGAAATATACGCAGAGATTGACCGATGTATTCACTTGAAGACCTGCTCCACCTGATGAGCCGCTTGCGCGACCCGCAATACGGGTGCCCGTGGGACATCAAGCAAACCTACGCCACCATCGTCCCGCACACCCTGGAAGAAGCCTATGAAGTCGCCGACGCCATCGAGCGCGGTGACTTCGACCACCTGCAAGGTGAGCTCGGCGACCTGCTGTTTCAGGTGGTGTATTACAGCCAACTGGCGCGGGAAGAAGGGCGCTTTGAATTTGCCGGCGTGATCGACAGCATCACCCGCAAGCTCATCCGTCGCCATCCTCACGTGTTCCCCACCGGCGATTTGTATGCACCGCTGGATATCCCGCAGCTGAGCGAGGAGCAGGTCAAGGCGCGCTGGGAGCAGATCAAGGCCGAAGAGCGTGCGGAAAAGTCCGACGCGCCGGAGCAACTTTCCCTGCTTGATGACGTACCCACGGCCTTACCGTCCTTGTCCCGTGCCGCCAAGTTGCAGAAGCGTGCCAGCCAGGTCGGTTTCGACTGGCCCTCGGTCCTGCCGGTGGTGGACAACGTGCGCGAAGAGCTGGATGAAGTACTCGAAGCCATGGCCGACAACGACTCGGCGGCCATCGCCGATGAGGTCGGTGACCTGCTGTTTGCAGCGGTCAACCTGGCCCGTCACCTCAAGGTTGACCCGGAAACCGCGCTGCGTGGCGCCAATGCCAAGTTCGAACGACGTTTCCGATTTATCGAACAGGCATTGCGCGACACGCACAAACCCATAGAAGATTGCACCCTCGAAGAGTTGGACGCCCTGTGGGGCGAAGCCAAACGTCAGGAAAAGAATGTGTCCAGCTGCGGTTGAGCGGCTGCCTAAGTGAGTAAGCACCATGAGCCTTTCCCTTCGCGACCAGTTGCTTAAAGCAGGGCTGGTCAACCAAAAGCAGGCCAAGCAGGTCGGCAAAGAGAAACAGAAACAGCAGCGTCTGGTGCACAAAGGCCAGATCGAGGCGGACGACAGCCAGGCACGTCTGGCGGCTGAAGCGCAGGCCGAGAAGGTCAAGCGCGACCAGGAACTGAACCGCCAGCAGCAGGAAAAGGCCGAAGCCAAAGCCCGTACCGCGCAGGTCAAGCAACTGATTGAAACCTCGCGCCTGCCCAAGCTGACGACTGAGGACTACTACAACTTCGTGGACGACAAGAAGGTCAAGCGCCTGTCGGTCAACACGCTGATGCGCAACAAGCTGAGCAACGGCTCCCTGGCGATCGTGCATCACGGTGGCGGCTATGAAGTGATCCCGCGCGAAGCGGCACTGAAGATTCAGGAACGTGCGCCGGAGCGTATCGTGCAACTCAACATCCTCACCGAAAGCCAGGTGCCGGATGAGGATGATCCGTACGCCGCCTACCAGATCCCTGACGATCTGATGTGGTAAGCCGCTGGAACCAATAGTGGTAATTGTGGCGAGGGAGCTTGCTCCCGCTGGACTGCGCAGCAGTCCCAGTCTTTTCAAACAAAGCACTGGGGCCGCTTCGCCGCCCGCCGAGAGCAAGCTCCCTCGCCACAGTGGCGTTTATCTTTTCTATCGCTTGGCCAAGCCGATTACCAATCCACCGCGTAACTCACGCTGAAGGTACGACCCTCGGCATTCGGGTACGGTGCACGGGCATTGGCCTGGGCGAACATGTTCTGGTAGTTGCGGTTGGTGAGGTTGTACACCGCACCCTCCAGACGGCCGACCGGCAACCTGACTGAACCGAGCAAATCGGCCAGGGTGTAACCCTTGATGTCGCGGCCGTTGTTGTCCTTGAACGCGGCGTCATAGTCGTCCAGACGCATGCCCTGCAAACGCAGGCTGTAGTCGCCATGGTCATAGCCGATGAAGGCAGTGGTTTTGGCCGGGGATATGCGCGTGGCGGGCAGGTCGATCCATTGGCCGTTCTGGCGTGTTTCGCCTTTGGCGTAGGCGTAAGTGCCGCCCACCGACCACTGGTCTGTGACGTTGTAGGTCAGGGTGGTTTCGACGCCGCGTACACGTTCTTTCTGGTTGATCAGGCGCAGTACGCGGTCATTGGCATCGTAAAACTGGGTGACATCCGAGGTATTTTCATACGCCGTGACGCTGGCCAGCCACTTGTCCCAATTGCCGCGCCAGCCCAGCTCATAGCTATCGACTTTGAGTGCCTGGGCATTCAGGTTCTGAATGTCGTACTTGCTGTTCACGTCGCGCAGGAAGCGCTGGATATCCGGCAGGGAAAAGCCCTGACTGAAGTTGAAGAACACATCCTGGTTTTCGCTCAGGTGATACACGGCCCCCAGGTTATAGAGGGTGTCATCGTATTTGAGTGTGCCGCCCGGCAATGTTGCGCGATTACCGGTCTGGACGATTTCGCCATAGGCGATGCTGTCGGAAATTTCGCTCTGGATCCACTCGCGACGTATACCACCGCGCAGGGTCCAGTCATCGATGTCGTAGGACAGCTGGCCAAAGATGGCTTTGGTGGTGGTCGTGATGTCCGGCCCCAGTTCAAACGTGGTGCCGGTCTTGGTATAGGTCAGGCCATTGACCCGGTACTGGTCGCCGCGCTGGCGTGAGGTTTCGTGATCGTAGTCGGCCCCCCAGACCACGTTGCCGGTCGCGCGGCCTATATCCGGCATTTGCGTATCGATGGCTGCACGCAGGCCATACACGTCCTGCACGCTGTTGTTGTCGGAAACCCCGGCGCGGCCCCGGGACAGGTCCGGGAAGAACAGCGCATCGGCACGCCGCCAGTAACTTTCAACCTGCAAACCCTGGCCGTAGAAATCCTTGTCGGCGTAGTTCAGGTTGACCGCCTGGTTGTGGGTGAACGGTTGGTCGTCCAGGTCCAGGCCTTTTACGGCGACGGCTGCGTTGGAGATACGCGGGTTTTTGGTGTAACGCGTGTCTTGCTCGTCTTTGTAGTCTTGCAGCGACAGGCTGATTTTCTTGTCGTCATCCAGCTCGTAACCGAAACGCCCTTGCAGATCGTAGGTGTCGGTGTCCATGTTGCTGCCCTGGGACGTGTCCTGGGGAATGCGCTTGCCGTTGCCGTCAAACTGGTCGTTACGTTGCACGGTGTTGCCGGAGAGGTACCAATCCACCGGGCCATTGCGGCCTGTGGCGCTTTGAAAGGCGTCGTAGGAGAACCCTTTGTGGCTGAAATTGTTGCCGGTGGTCATGCCGATTTTGCTGCTGAACGCCAGATCTTCACCTTTGTTGCGCTTGGTGATGATGTTGATGATGCCGCCTGAGGCGCCCGCGCCGTAAACGCTGCTGGCGCCGGAGATCACTTCGATGCGCTCGATGCTTTCCGGGGCCACGCTGTTGAGCTGGCGGAAATTGTCGCGCGTGGCGTTCTGGGAAACGCCGTCGATCAGGATCAGCGTGTTGCGCCCGCGCAGCGTCTGGCCGAAGTTGCTCATGCCGCCGCTGGAGGGGGCAATGCCCGGTACCAATTGGCCGAGGATATCTGCGACGCGACGGCCGGCGGCGGCCTGCTGGCGGACCTGGTCTTCGTTGATCACCTGCACGGAGCCGGGAATCTGCGCAATGCTGGTTTCATTGCGTGTGGCCGAAACCACGGTGGCCTGCAACTGCAGGTTGGCGGGCGCTGCCTGGGTTTCCTCAGGTTGATCAGCCCAGGTAGGAGCGCTGATCGACCCGAGAAGCGGCAGCAGAACTGCCCATTGCGATTTGGTCATGAACTTGCCTTTGAGTTATTAGAAGTATTGACAGAGAAACCGGATGTTTCGGGGGGGCGGGTGAACGAACGGATGGCGCGAATGCCCACGGCGGCGAGGGCATAGGTCAGCGCGACCAGCCAGAAGCTGTGCGCCAGGCCCACTATGCCCATGCCGATACCGCCGATCAGTGCCCCGCACAGCGCCCCGCCCTTGGCGGCGCTGTTGCCCAGGCCGAGGGCAAACCCCTGCTGGCCGGACGCTACGGTATTGGCGATCAAGGTGTAGGCGACCGGCAGCAACGCCCCTTGCCACACGCCCCACAGCAGGCGACTGGCGAGGAAGCCCAGCCATTCGCTGGCCAATGCTGTAAAGGCCAGCGTCAGGGCACAGGACCAGGTGACCCATTCGATAACGCGCAGCGTGTGCGCCGGTTGATGCCGGTCAAACAGGCGGCCCCACAACGGCGCGGACAGCGCCAGGGTCAGTGCGCTGGCGGCGTAGCTGGCGCCGATCAGCCACGCCGGTGCGTGCAGAACATCGGCGACGTAGAGGGCGTAAAACGGCTGGGGCATCATCTTCGCGGCCTGGATCAACACGATGATGCCCAGCATGGCGCCGAGCCAGCCTTTGGGCAGTGCGACGGATTTGGAGGCGGTGAGTGGGCGTGATCGCGGCGAGTCGGCCGGCAGCAAGACGCTGATCACTGCGCACAACAGGCAGACGGCCGTGGCGCTGTAACACAGCAAGGCAAAGCCTGACACGTCCATCAACCAGCCGCCCAACACCGGCCCGGCCAGCGAGCCCACGGCAGTGGCCGATTGCAACCGGGCCAGAATATGCCCGCGCCCGCCGTCCCTGCAGCAGGCCAGCGCGTAGGCTTGGGCCGCCGCAATGAAGCCCGCCAGCGCCCCTTGCGCCACGCGGATCGCCACCAGCAGCCAAGGATCGAACGTGACCGCTGCCAACGCCTGGCACACCGCCAGCGCCAGCAGCGCACGGATGATCATCGGTTTGTGGCCGGTACGGTCACCCAATCGCCCCCACATGGGCGTGAGGACCATCGCCGCCATCATCGGCCCGGCATACACCAGTGACGACAACAGGCCGGTGTAGTGGGCATTGGCAACACCCAGCAGCTTCTGGATTTGCAGCGGCCAGAAGGGGCCGCTCATTTCCATGGCCCCCATCGACACCAGTTGAATCACCACCAGCAGCCGTAGCGCGGTGTTGTTAGCCTGCATTGGCGGCGGCACTCAGTGGGTTGGGCAGCCGCCCGACAATATCGGCATGGCTTTCCAGCAGGCGCATGCGCATGAACGATTTGGCCGGCCAGTCCTGCACCAGCAGCGCTTCGCGCTCTGTCTCCCAGCGCAGGGGGTCGACCGCGCTGCGCACTTGGTCGAAGCACTGGCTGACCTGCGCCGACAGCTCATTCCAGAGGAGTGCCTGGGGAATGTCAAAGTGACGCGCGCCGAGCAGTACCAATTCCCCCAGGTGGCACATGAATACCGTGTGCAGCAGCTTGTCGCGTACGAAGCCTGCGTCGTCATACAGGGTCATCTTCGGGTCGTGCAGTTCAATGTCCAGGCCATGGGCGTGCAGGGTTTTGCGGTCGATGCGGATGTCGCCGAAATCGCGCAACAGCAGGCGGCTCAATTGCCCGTCTGCGGCCATCACCATGAAGGAGTTCTGCTGGTGGGCCTCGAACGCCACGCCGTAGCGCAGGTACATGCCCAGCAACGCGGGTACGGCTATCGCTGCGTAGTCGCGGAAGAAGGCGAGCATGGCCTGCCCATCGTCCCGGCCTTTGCTCAAACGAACCCACTGGCGCAGCAAGGGTTGCCCGTGTTGATCAATGGCAAACAGGCTGCCCACCGGCACGGCCATTTCGCCAGGTTGCAGCAGGCTTTGCGGGTTGTCCCGATAGAGCACGGCCAAGTGGCGGGAATGCTCGTCATTGGCAGGCTGTGGCTTGAAATGTACGCCGATGCGCTCGGGAACGATGCTGAGGATTTGTTGAATCCCGGGCTCGCGCTCCAGAATGGTCTGCAGCAGATGGCTGATCCGCGGACCCATGCGCGCCGAGCGCGGCGAGACGGTGCGCTGCACGCTCGTCAACCGCAGCGATACCGGGAGTTTGACCATCGGTGCGTCGCCGCGGCCGTCAGGCAGCACGGTTCTGAAGGACATGGTGGGGTTGGCGGTGAAGGCGACGATGTCGGTCAGCACCAGCAGCTTGTCACCGATTTCATTGGCGAACAGTTGCGGCAACTCCTGGCGTATTTGCCAGGGGTGGGCTGGCAGGGGCAGGTAGTCGCAGGCCTCAAGGCCTTGGGTGGCAAGGGTTTCGGTCAATTGCTGGGCGGCTTGCGGGAAGTGGTTCTTCCACCACGTCCAGTAATCGGCGGTGTTGGCCAATGTTTCAACATGCGCGTACTGGCGATGCAATGCACAGAGGAACACCGGGAAGCGCGCTTCGAACTCCGGCGAAAAATCGATGACCTGATCGGTGGTCAGACCCAACTTGGTCTTGTAGTTGGGGTGCCATGGATGACCCAGGGTGCCCCACTGTTCGAGTACTGAAGTGGGGTTGCTGACGCCTGGATCATTCTTGAGATGGGTCAGCAGGTTGTGCTGGTGCTCCGGGGCCATGGCGGCTTGCAGTGTGAGCGACCACTGTTGGTGAAAAGCCAGGCACAGGGTGTCGTTGACGAAGCTGTCGTCGATTTCTGTGTTGAGGCGGTTCAGGACGTGCAGGTCGGCCGACGATTCAAGCGCGCCGTTCAATAGCGTCAATAATTGCGACGGAAATTGAATTTTCTGTTCTGGCCGGTCTTCGCGCAGGAGGGTGACTTCGCCGCGCAGTTCCCAACTCGCCATGCGGCCAGGGCGCAGATAATCGAAGCGAAGGCGGGTTTGGTCGGGCAATGTCAGCCAGCATCGGCCGTGTTCGTCGTAGGTGCGGGTGCCGGGGTCCAGGAGGCCTTCACGGAACAATGCCTGGATCAGGCGTTGGAAGCTGCGCTCGGCGGCCGGCGCCAGGGTGCCGATCAAAGCGTCCAGGGTGATGTGGTTGGCCTGGAATT from Pseudomonas tolaasii NCPPB 2192 includes the following:
- a CDS encoding IucA/IucC family protein: MNGNRRTPEKSLLERWGEALATPQFQANHITLDALIGTLAPAAERSFQRLIQALFREGLLDPGTRTYDEHGRCWLTLPDQTRLRFDYLRPGRMASWELRGEVTLLREDRPEQKIQFPSQLLTLLNGALESSADLHVLNRLNTEIDDSFVNDTLCLAFHQQWSLTLQAAMAPEHQHNLLTHLKNDPGVSNPTSVLEQWGTLGHPWHPNYKTKLGLTTDQVIDFSPEFEARFPVFLCALHRQYAHVETLANTADYWTWWKNHFPQAAQQLTETLATQGLEACDYLPLPAHPWQIRQELPQLFANEIGDKLLVLTDIVAFTANPTMSFRTVLPDGRGDAPMVKLPVSLRLTSVQRTVSPRSARMGPRISHLLQTILEREPGIQQILSIVPERIGVHFKPQPANDEHSRHLAVLYRDNPQSLLQPGEMAVPVGSLFAIDQHGQPLLRQWVRLSKGRDDGQAMLAFFRDYAAIAVPALLGMYLRYGVAFEAHQQNSFMVMAADGQLSRLLLRDFGDIRIDRKTLHAHGLDIELHDPKMTLYDDAGFVRDKLLHTVFMCHLGELVLLGARHFDIPQALLWNELSAQVSQCFDQVRSAVDPLRWETEREALLVQDWPAKSFMRMRLLESHADIVGRLPNPLSAAANAG